The segment TCTGTCCATTTAAGCTGGTTACCCAAATACTGGACATACAATTTTTGTTTTATCGTTAATCCGTTCTGGTTGAGCTTGTAGTATTTGCTTCGAACAAAATAATGCATAAGCTTCCTGAACTTTTGTTCATCCAGGTCTTTGGAAGTTGTAACACCTGCAATGTTATGCAATATCTTGCGATAATCATCATCGGACAACTGTAATTCCTTTTTTAAAATGTGAATAACTGCCAGTTTATTCTTATCAGCTAACATATTGGTGTGGATCGAATATTAAGTTCTGTGTGCTTTTGATCTAATGAATTGTCTGTTTTCGGGTAATCACTACGAAAATGCGCCCCCCTGCTCTCTTTACGTGACAGCGCGCTTTTTACTATCAGATAGGAACAGATTAGCTGATAAAGGAGTTGCTTTTGCTGTACATTTTGGCAGTCAGTAGTTTTCATTTTTTCCAAGACCTGTTTTAGCTGTACTTCCGCTCCTTTTAATTTTTGTTCATCTCTCTTTATTCCGACGTTGTTGTACATCAGGGCCCGATTGTCGGCTTTGAGGGTAAATAATAACCGACCGCTCGTCGGTTTACAGGCTTTTTCCTTCAGTTTTTTACTGTTCTTTATTTTTACTCG is part of the Candidatus Margulisiibacteriota bacterium genome and harbors:
- a CDS encoding DUF1018 domain-containing protein gives rise to the protein MLADKNKLAVIHILKKELQLSDDDYRKILHNIAGVTTSKDLDEQKFRKLMHYFVRSKYYKLNQNGLTIKQKLYVQYLGNQLKWT